The following DNA comes from Chloroflexota bacterium.
GATACGTGTGGGCGTGCCGATCAGCTCCGGAAGTGCCAGCAGGCCGAGGTTTCCAAGTGTGTGGTCGATCCTGGCGCCCAGCACACCGGCGATGATGATCTCGTCAGGATCAGCGTCCAATGCCCGGCCCAAGGCGATCTCCAGGTCGGTTTGGTCCTTCTCCGGGGAATATGCCTCCATGGGCACACCGGCTGCGTTAAGCTTTTTCAACACCTCCCGGTCGATGGAATCCATATCGCCCACAATCCGCGTGATGGGCCAGTCCCACTCGATACACCGGTTGGCCCCGCCATCAGCGGCGATGACCACCTCCCCTGGCTGAGGGTCCAGGCCTGGCGGTTTTTCTGCTCGCGGGCTGCTGGCGACGACGAATGCGCGTTTGCTGGCAGTATCTTTACTCATTCTTTGCCCCAATTCCAATGCGCTCCCGCAGCTCCCTTGAATCAACAAAGGCCGCCTGCCTGTAGTCTGGCAAGTGGCCTTTTTGCGCTGGTTCGAGTGCATCCCTACGCCGGCATTACCCAGGTCAGGTTCTAAGGGTCGGTGGCAGTTCGACCACCCTCTCAGCCGGGCGCTTCCCGGCTCCCCTGGCAACGGGTTATCTATTGGGTCAAGTGTAACATCGGGGACGCCTCATGTCAAGTAGGGGTCACCCCTTTCCGCCTCCTATGGCTCTCTGTCAGTCGCTGACCCATGCCAGACCGTTTCGTCGCTGCCCCAGTGGCGAATACCATCGCTGTTGCCAATGGCCCAAACGCGTCGTCGAACTGCGATGATCGGACCATGTTCCCGATCTTTTTCGACAATGGCTGGCGGTTGGGCTTTTTTTCGTCGCTGCATCAGGCGAGGCATCAGATAACGGGCGAGCCGCAGGCCGGCGCTGGCCGCCACGACCGCAGCCCCCACAGCCAGAGGCCGCGCTACCAGGCCAACGGGCAAGACGGACACCGGGGCACTGTTGCGTACCACCAGGGGCCCCACGTCGGGATGAGCGCCACACACTGAGCAGCGAGTAGTTTCCGCTGCCACAGGTGCACCACAGCGAGTACAGGTCCGTCCGTTCTGAGCCATGAACTATCCTCCGGGGAAATGCTGCAAACACCTCAAGAAGCCACCAGCAGTCTAACCCACGATTGAGAGGCTGCTGCTGCGGGGGTGTCCGCGATTATCCAGAGTGTAGCAGAAAACAGGTGAAAACTCAAACGGAACTGTCGTGCTGGCTACCGCGCACATCCGTTCGCCTATGGAGGATGTTGGGTCGGATAGTGAGAGAGAATACGATCAGTTCGCTCGTGTCGAGCGACTCCATTATGAGCAGTTACATGGTCAAAACAATGTTCCACCCCACGAACAGAACGACGAAATGCAACAATTGCCATGCATCTGGCGTGCGAAAGCAGCATTGGAGCGCGTTGACACCCCTTGCTTTGGCTCCCAGTAGAAAACCGTGCCCCTTTGCCCTTTCGGGTCTGCGCTCAGGCCGCGCGGCGGTAGTCGTGGTGTAACCCTCCCTGCACAGGAAAAACCACGACTTTGCCTGTCTGCGGCCGCTCTGCGCCAGACGGGGCGGGTATGTTCTGGTCCAAACCTTGATGGTGTCGAGCCTGATGGTAATAGTTCAAGTATTCCTATGTGACTCCCTGCAGGTGGCGCTCCTTGAGGATCAGGACATGGTCCAGGCACTAGCGACGAAGGCTGCCGAGAAAGCGTTCGCGTTGGGAGCGCTAATTGGCGTGCGAATTTCTATGATGCCCGTCCCTGCTGCCACTGCCGAGAAATGCCCTCCGAACTTGGGGTCATTGTCACGTATCAAATACCTGGGTCCTTCGCCCCAGGGCGTGGCTTCCCGCAATTGCCGCGCCACCCAGGCATCGCTTGGGTGAGAGGTGACGGCAACATGCACGATACGGCGGCTGGCATGTTCAATGATGAGAAAGATGAAGAGGGAGCGGAACATGATGTCGAAGACCTGGGTGAAATCACAGGCCCAGATGTGGGGGGCATGGTTCATCAAAAAGGTGGCCCAGGTCTGACCTGA
Coding sequences within:
- a CDS encoding thiamine diphosphokinase; the protein is MSKDTASKRAFVVASSPRAEKPPGLDPQPGEVVIAADGGANRCIEWDWPITRIVGDMDSIDREVLKKLNAAGVPMEAYSPEKDQTDLEIALGRALDADPDEIIIAGVLGARIDHTLGNLGLLALPELIGTPTRIVDGRQTIWLVRGESVVNGEVGDTLSLIPYGGEAGGVSLTGVHWPLQQAELPLGPSLSISNRLVESSAVVSVTEGMVLVVHVSSTG